Within Macellibacteroides fermentans, the genomic segment CCTATATGCCACTCACGATAGCCGGTATGCTATTGTTGTTCCGGAGTAAATTTCTTTGGGGAGCGGTGCTGTTTACCTTGGGTGTAGCCCTTTCGGTATTGAACGGTCACTTACAGATCACCTATTACCTGGCGCTGCTTTGTCTGTTTATCTACATCGGCTTCGCCTGGGATCAGATCCGCCAAAAGGCAATGGTTCCGCTGGTGAAGATTTCGGGTGTTATGCTTGTGTGTGTTATCCTGGCTGTGTTACCTAACTTAGGGAATCTGTATGCCAACTGGGAGATGAGTAAAACCTCCATGCGCGGTCCTACGGAACTTACGCAGGCAACTACAGGAAGTGCCGCCAAAGTGTCCGACGGTCTGGACAAAGAATATGCCTTTGCCTGGGAGTTACGGCAAGGGAGAGCTGCTCACCTTATTAGTACCCAATGCCTACGGAGGAGCTTCGGGAGGTACATTGGACAATAATTCAAACCTATACAAGGAGCTTCGGAGTAAAGGAGCCCAGTTAGGTAACGATGTGCAGAGTTACACCTATTGGGGCGATAAGATATTTACCTCTGTCCGGTTTACTTCGGCGCTATCGTCCTGTTTCTTGTTCGTACTGGGACTGTTCGTGGTTCCCGGAAAGCTGAAATGGTGGATGCTGGGAGGTTCTGTTTTTCTTACCCTTGCTGGCATTGGGAAAGAACTTTGACCGGCCTTCAACGATTTTATGTTTCATAACCTGGCCCATGTACAACAAGTTCCGTACGGTGGAGATGGCTTTGGTGATTCCGGGACTTGTATTCCCGCTCATTGCCTTCTGGGGATTGAAGGAGATCCTTTCCGGAAAGGTGGACGTGGAACCTTGCTGAAGCGGGGAACCCTTACGGCTTTAGGGCTTACAGGCGGTATTTGTCTGATTCTTTGGTTGATGCCGGCCCTGTTCCTCGATTTCCGCTCGCCCATGGATACCCAGTATCACGATGCCGCGACTGGTAGTACAATGCCTTGCTGACTGGACCGTAAATCTCTGGCACAGGCAGATGCTTTACGCTCGTTGATTTTTATTCTGCTGGGCGTATCTCTTTTGTTCTGGTATTTTAAAGCGAAGAACAAAGAGAAAACAGCTGTATATGTTGGTGTGGGAATAGCTATCCTTATGGTTGGCCGACCTATGGAGTGTGGACAAGCGCTACCTTAATGGCGACGACTTTGTACGTGAGCAACCTGCCGAGACCTATAAGGCAACGGTGGCCGATAAAGAAATACTGAAGGATACAGATCCCTCTTTCCGGGTGTTGAACCTGAATAATCCATTCCAGGAAACTACAACTTCATTTTATCATAAATCCATTGGAGGTTACCATGCTGCCAAGTTGCGCAGGTATCAGGAGTTGATTGACCATCGTCTGACGGGTGAGATACAGTCGATCATGAAAACTTTCCAACAGGCAAAGACTGCCGATGATGTGATCAAAGGACTGATGGTTTGTCCTACGTTGAATATGCTGAATATGCGCTATATCATTTACAATCCGGAACAGGCTCCTATACGCAATCCTTTCGCCTATGGAAACGCATGGTTTGCCCAAAAGGTGGAGATGGTGGACAATGCCGATGCCGAGATGGCTGCAATGAATCAGTTCAATCCGTTGATGGTGGCGGTTGTCGACAAACTTTTTGCTGCCGATCTGGAAGGTTTCACTCCTCAACCGGATTCTACGGCAACGATTGCACTTACCGATTACAAGCCGAATGTGGTTACATACCAGTCAAATACAAAAACCGAACAGCTTGCCATCTTCTCCGAGATTTATTATCAACCCGGATGGAAAGCTTTTGTGGATGGGAAGGAAACGCCTCATTTCCGTGCCGACTGGACATTACGCGCCCTTCGCGTACCTGCCGGCGAACATCAGATTGTATTCCGCTTCGAACCTGACAACTACATTATGGCAACCCAGGTTGCATCGGTAAGCTCGCTGATTATCCTGTTGCTGCTGGCCGGAGCCATAGCCTGGTCGGTATGGAATACCCTTAAGAAGGATAAAGAGCTGCAGAAATAGATTACTCAAGTTTTTAAAAAACAGAAGAGGGTGTGTCATTACTTAGTTTTGACACACCCTCTTTCATTTATTTGCAGTACCATTTTATCTTATTTATCCATGTCTTTGGTAATTTCCTGGATATCCTGCAGGGTAAAATTCCCAAGCAGCTGTATCACCGTAAACCCATCTTCGGTATCTGCCAGCATCAGCATGTCTTTTACCAGATCTCCTTTCATTACGGCATAGAAGGTTGCCTTGGTTTTACCGTCGCGAACGCGCATTAGCTCTTCGTGTTGTTTGGTTACCAACTGAGAAAACTCGTTGCGCATCTTCACTGTCAGATCCTTGCGTTCGGTGGTAAGTACCTGCAATGATTCCACTTTCCCTTTCATGTTCATCAGATTTAATCCTGCTGTCTGCATGGTGGGCATCATTTTAAACATGGCCTTCGAGATATAGACCGAAGTAACATTGTCCATGTCGGCGTATTTTTCGAACAGTTTACTGGTTGTCTGCGCCAGACCAGCCTGACTGAATACGATGCACAGAAGTGCGAGTATGATATATTTTGCTTTCATTGTATCTCTTCTTTATTATTCAATTGTTTGTTTACGATTTTATTTACCTTGTGAATTTCCTGCTGAGCGTCAGACACCTCGTCCAATCCTTTGTTCAGCTGAGTGGACATAAAGGCGAGCGCTTTATTTGCAGCGATGGCAGCCTCCATCGGATCAGAGAATGTATCGGCAGTGGTAGGTTTCTGCTGAACATATTCCGTCTGGAAAAAGAGAGCGGTGCCAATCACCAGAGCCGCCGCAACGCCTCCGCACCAGTATATGAAACGCCTTCTTACCAAAGAAATCTTCTTGGTCTGTTCTCCGGCAGCCAGGTTGTCGATATACTGTTCCAATCTTTCCGACAGGCCTTCGGGCAGCCTTCCATCCTCTTGCAGTGCCTTGTCGATTAGTTCGTCTATCTGTTTATCGTTCATATACGTTTAGTTTTATGTATTGCTCTTTAATAATTTTACGTGCCCGCGAAAGCAGTGTGCGCACATTGACAGCACTGAATCCGGTAATCTCTTCTATCTCCTCCATGGAACAGTCGCCAAAACCTCTTAGTTTCAAAACCCTCTTCTGGTTTTCCGGCAGCTGCTCAATCAGCTGTGCTACCCTTTCAACCTCGTCTGCATTTTCGAGTACGGTATCGGGCGTGTTGTAGCTGGCAATTGTAATGGTATCCAGACTATCTTCGTAGCGTCCCGATTTAGAAGACCGGAGAAAATCCATGCAAAGGTTTTTAATAAGGGTGACCGAAAAGGCCTCCGGATTGATAATGTTTGTAAGTTCCTCCCGTTTGTTCCATAGTTTGCAATAAGCCTCCTGAAGAATGTCTTCGGCATCGTCTTTATTACCCGTAAGGGCATAGGCAACGCGGAAAAGCTTCGGATGCAACGGAAGGAACGTCTGTTTGAATTGATCAGGACTCACCTTTACCGTGTTTGTTAACCATCCGTTCGATGTCTGATGGTTTGATTTTACCTTTTATACGTACCAATGCTGCGTCGCTGCCTGTGGTTACGATCACCATCTCGCGGATCATCTCATTTTCGATGCGGACCAGCACTTTGGTGCGTTCTCCGTTTTCGTTGGCGTTGACCATTGTCTCAAACTTATTGTCTTTAAGCTGGCTCACCGCCTTGCTTAGTTTTTCCTTTACATCATTGGTGCAGTCTTCCAACGAATACACCTCTATCCCGTCTACCCCCATCGTGTCCGAAAACAGACTCGCAAATTTCATGGTGATCTGTCCCATGCTGATGGTAGTTACATTGTTCATTTTCGAAAACTCCTTGAACAGGTCGTTTACATTTTTCTGACTATATCCTGCCTGGCATATGATTACGAGTGCCAGTATGGCCATGATTTTTTTCATATCTTTTTAAAATTTAAATTGTTGAATCTGTTTTCATCCCTCTTCCATGTGCACCTTTGGCGAGGCATTCAAAAAGTAGACGGCACAGCCTTGCAGGTTGTTACAAAAAAACGGAATAAATTTATAAAATAATTCGTGTCGGCCTATCTCATTATTCTACTGAAATTTATTCATCGAAAACGATTTGTGCGAAAAACATCTGTCATTTGTCATTTTTCAGCTCGGATCCCTTTATTGAAGAGGGTTGTGAGGATGATAGATGTCTTGTGACGGATGCAGATCATCTGTCATCTGTCATCCCGTACGGCTCCACTTCGGTTCCAGTCAAATCAAACCGCAGGCTTTACATAGTCCATTTTAATGAGTCTGTTTTATACACAAGCATCCGGGTACGAAGGAGATTTTCATCGTATTCTTTCTGTTCAGAGAGGATGCATAACCAATGGTTAGTCTTAACACAACGATGAACTAATCCAATCACTACCATGAACTATTTTTTTCATAACGAGCCATTATTCGTTTGACATATGTTAAACGCAAGTTACCCAATTGTTGAACGCAAGTTACTCATATGTTGAATGCAAGTCATCCAATTGTCAAACGAATAGTATGCTACTGCGTTACGAATAGTTGTCCGTATACTAAAGATTAAAACCCTTAAGGGAATATAGTACGTTATTGCCTAAATGAAATTACAACGTAGTGGACTTTCTTTTAATGGATAGTTAATACTTGATTTAATATTTTTCGGTTTAATTCTGTAGATTTGTACTTTAAATTAAATATAGACCTATTATGAGTGTGTTTAAATCTTATTTCTTGTCAGGACTTTTGTGTATGGGCTTACTGCAAGCCAATGATGTGGTTTCGCAATCTTCAACCTCGAAGGATAATGTATCGTGGAGCAATTATCCGGTTGGTAACATTATTTTTAAATCCTTGTCGCCCGAAACAGAAGGGGCTCGTATTTATCATGAATTGGTGTCGAATCCGGAAGATTATATTGCTTTGCAAGCACGGAAGGTATTAGAAACGCTTTATTTTTCTCCTTCTGATAGCATTCCGGGTATAAAAACGATTCATTATACCTTGAAAGAGTACGATGGGATTTCGGCAAAGGGGGGTAATCCTCCAACTATTTATATAGATTACAGTACAAAATGGGTGGAAAAAACCTTTGGAAAAGAATTGAATAAAGAAAAAGTAGATTATGAAACCCGCGGTGTTTTATATCATGAGCTAACGCATGGTTTTCAGTTAGAACCTCAGGGAATAGGCTCTTATGGAACAAATAAGACTTTCTTTGCAATGATTGAAGGTGTGGCAGATGCTGTCCGTCTGCTTAACGGTTGCTTTACAGAAAAAGACAGACCCAAAGGTGGCAGCTATATGGATGGTTACCGGACCACTGGATTCTTTCTTGCTTGGCTGACAAAGACAAAGGATCCGGATTTTCTTAAAAAGTTCAATCAAAGCACATTAAAGGTTATTCCCTGGTCGTTCGATGGAGCGATCAAGTACGCCTTAGGGAATCAATTCCAGGTAGATGGTCTTTGGAATCAGTATCTTACAGAAATGGGAGATATAGCTGTAGCAAATAATCAGGATCCCCGTTAAGTAAGCAGAAGAAAGAGGCATTGTTACGGAAAATTATAATGTTTGAACGTAGTTTATAACTTTTCCTGCAAAAGTTTCCCACGATAGTGCCTTTTTCTCTGTCTCTATATTCTTGAGGCAGGTTGCCAGCTGGTCGTTTTTAAAAAGGGTCAGGATAGCTTCTTCAATGGCTTGGGCTGTTATGGCAGAGGTTACTATACCGGTTTTCGGGATATCAATGCTTGCCGGGAAATCGCCCACCGGAGTACTTATCATCGGGGTGTCGAAATGGTACGCAA encodes:
- a CDS encoding YfhO family protein, with the translated sequence MADLWSVDKRYLNGDDFVREQPAETYKATVADKEILKDTDPSFRVLNLNNPFQETTTSFYHKSIGGYHAAKLRRYQELIDHRLTGEIQSIMKTFQQAKTADDVIKGLMVCPTLNMLNMRYIIYNPEQAPIRNPFAYGNAWFAQKVEMVDNADAEMAAMNQFNPLMVAVVDKLFAADLEGFTPQPDSTATIALTDYKPNVVTYQSNTKTEQLAIFSEIYYQPGWKAFVDGKETPHFRADWTLRALRVPAGEHQIVFRFEPDNYIMATQVASVSSLIILLLLAGAIAWSVWNTLKKDKELQK
- a CDS encoding RNA polymerase sigma factor; translated protein: MSPDQFKQTFLPLHPKLFRVAYALTGNKDDAEDILQEAYCKLWNKREELTNIINPEAFSVTLIKNLCMDFLRSSKSGRYEDSLDTITIASYNTPDTVLENADEVERVAQLIEQLPENQKRVLKLRGFGDCSMEEIEEITGFSAVNVRTLLSRARKIIKEQYIKLNVYER
- a CDS encoding DUF4252 domain-containing protein, producing the protein MKAKYIILALLCIVFSQAGLAQTTSKLFEKYADMDNVTSVYISKAMFKMMPTMQTAGLNLMNMKGKVESLQVLTTERKDLTVKMRNEFSQLVTKQHEELMRVRDGKTKATFYAVMKGDLVKDMLMLADTEDGFTVIQLLGNFTLQDIQEITKDMDK
- a CDS encoding DUF4252 domain-containing protein translates to MKKIMAILALVIICQAGYSQKNVNDLFKEFSKMNNVTTISMGQITMKFASLFSDTMGVDGIEVYSLEDCTNDVKEKLSKAVSQLKDNKFETMVNANENGERTKVLVRIENEMIREMVIVTTGSDAALVRIKGKIKPSDIERMVNKHGKGES
- a CDS encoding basic secretory protein-like protein produces the protein MSVFKSYFLSGLLCMGLLQANDVVSQSSTSKDNVSWSNYPVGNIIFKSLSPETEGARIYHELVSNPEDYIALQARKVLETLYFSPSDSIPGIKTIHYTLKEYDGISAKGGNPPTIYIDYSTKWVEKTFGKELNKEKVDYETRGVLYHELTHGFQLEPQGIGSYGTNKTFFAMIEGVADAVRLLNGCFTEKDRPKGGSYMDGYRTTGFFLAWLTKTKDPDFLKKFNQSTLKVIPWSFDGAIKYALGNQFQVDGLWNQYLTEMGDIAVANNQDPR